Proteins found in one Thermaerobacter subterraneus DSM 13965 genomic segment:
- a CDS encoding ABC transporter ATP-binding protein: MKDAGAPVIRCRGLVKRFGPTQAVAGLDLDVYRGEILVLVGPSGCGKTTTLRLIAGFEVPDAGRIELSGRVVAGAGRPVPPEERRAGLVFQEYALFPHLTVAENIAFGLPRGPERRRRVAEMVELVRLEGLEDRYPHELSGGQQQRVALARALAPRPQILLLDEPFSNLDADLRQQVREEVREILRRTGTTTVLVTHDRREALNLGDRVAVMHGGRIEQVGTPEEVYYRPLTPFVAEFMGPATLLEGRVEPGGIATELGFFRQGVTVAPGTPVRVLVRPDDITLRPLAGGRAAAWTGPGATGVIAGRERRDGYYHYRVRLDSGTVVGSELVHVHDYPVGTRVAVTVEAGHPLHWFPQGDEPAPAAAGPSPAEGAAMEAAAGGPGGRPVTGQGDTPGQAGQGGQALEQVGCQRRGEGRPAGPRPEALNGRQRALWAALRGRGDRP; this comes from the coding sequence GTGAAGGATGCCGGCGCGCCCGTCATCCGCTGCCGCGGGCTGGTGAAGCGCTTCGGGCCCACCCAGGCGGTGGCGGGCCTGGACCTGGATGTGTACCGGGGCGAGATCCTGGTGCTGGTGGGGCCCAGCGGCTGTGGCAAGACCACCACCCTCCGGCTGATCGCCGGCTTCGAGGTGCCCGACGCCGGCCGCATCGAGCTGAGCGGCCGGGTGGTGGCGGGAGCGGGCCGGCCGGTTCCTCCCGAAGAACGGCGGGCCGGGCTGGTGTTCCAGGAGTATGCCCTGTTCCCCCACCTGACGGTGGCGGAGAACATCGCCTTTGGCCTGCCCCGGGGGCCCGAGCGCCGGCGCCGCGTGGCGGAGATGGTCGAACTGGTGCGGCTGGAGGGCCTGGAAGACCGCTACCCCCACGAGCTCTCGGGCGGGCAGCAGCAGCGGGTGGCCCTGGCCCGGGCCCTGGCCCCGCGGCCCCAGATCCTGCTCTTGGACGAACCCTTCTCCAACCTGGACGCCGACCTGCGCCAGCAGGTGCGGGAAGAAGTCCGGGAGATCCTGCGCCGCACGGGGACCACCACCGTGCTGGTGACCCACGACCGGCGGGAAGCCCTCAACCTGGGCGACCGGGTGGCGGTCATGCACGGGGGCCGCATCGAGCAGGTAGGCACGCCGGAGGAGGTCTACTACCGGCCCCTGACCCCCTTCGTGGCGGAGTTCATGGGACCTGCCACCCTGCTGGAGGGCCGGGTCGAACCCGGCGGCATCGCCACCGAGCTGGGGTTCTTCCGGCAAGGCGTCACCGTGGCGCCGGGCACGCCGGTGCGGGTGCTGGTGCGGCCCGACGACATCACCCTGCGTCCTCTGGCGGGCGGGCGCGCCGCCGCCTGGACCGGGCCGGGGGCCACGGGCGTCATCGCCGGCCGGGAGCGGCGGGACGGCTACTACCATTACCGGGTGCGCCTGGACAGCGGTACCGTGGTGGGCAGCGAGCTGGTGCACGTCCACGACTACCCGGTGGGCACCCGGGTCGCCGTGACCGTGGAGGCCGGCCATCCCCTGCACTGGTTCCCGCAGGGGGACGAACCGGCCCCTGCCGCGGCAGGTCCTTCGCCGGCGGAGGGGGCGGCGATGGAAGCGGCGGCCGGGGGACCGGGCGGCAGGCCGGTGACAGGCCAGGGCGACACGCCCGGCCAGGCCGGCCAGGGCGGGCAAGCCCTTGAGCAGGTTGGCTGCCAGCGGCGGGGGGAGGGCCGCCCGGCAGGACCCCGCCCGGAAGCCTTGAACGGGCGGCAGCGCGCCCTGTGGGCCGCCCTCCGGGGCCGGGGGGACCGGCCATGA
- a CDS encoding ABC transporter permease translates to MAEAWSPARTPVPAPQPARRPGPGPRAGFLEAARRKAGGPGQGPQPPLALVVPAALVAAAMLLPVAYLLIRTAGAWDRVAELLFRPATWAIAGRSLGLVAAVTATGVILAVPLAWLVVRTDLPGRRFWAVATVLPLAIPSYVGSFLYVVAAGPHGLLQRLLAPLGVQRLPDLHGFWGAYLVMTLFTYPYILLPVRAALARLDPALEEAALSLGRGRGATFRSVILPQLRPAILSGARLVALYTLAEFGAVTTLRYETFTWAIYVQYQAAFDRAAAGGLALVLVAAALAILGLDALLRERWRYHRDTPGTPRPPAPVPLGPWRWPALAFCAAVVLLGLGVPLGVLAYWVVRGVLEGSWWELLGPATFNSLAVAALAAAGTVAAALPVAALGARFPGFLSGLVERASYVGFAIPGIVIALAMVFFGVRFLGPLYQTVALLVAAYVIVFLPTALGPLRASWLQVDPKLEEVARTLGRRPWQVLAQVTLPLVRPGLLAGAGMVFLVTLKELPLTLILSPAGFGTLATSVWNSITEGFFGQAAVKSLLLVAASAASVMLILRREGEWQA, encoded by the coding sequence GTGGCAGAGGCCTGGTCCCCCGCGCGGACCCCGGTGCCAGCCCCCCAGCCGGCGAGACGGCCCGGTCCGGGCCCCCGGGCCGGTTTCCTGGAGGCCGCCCGCCGCAAGGCGGGAGGGCCGGGTCAGGGCCCCCAGCCGCCGCTGGCCCTGGTGGTGCCGGCAGCCCTGGTGGCGGCGGCGATGCTGCTGCCGGTGGCCTACCTGCTCATCCGCACGGCGGGAGCCTGGGACCGGGTGGCCGAGCTGCTCTTCCGGCCCGCCACCTGGGCCATCGCCGGCCGCTCCCTGGGGCTGGTGGCGGCGGTGACCGCCACGGGCGTCATCCTGGCGGTACCCCTGGCCTGGCTGGTGGTACGGACCGATCTCCCCGGGCGGCGCTTCTGGGCGGTGGCCACGGTGCTGCCCCTGGCCATCCCGAGCTACGTGGGCAGCTTCCTCTACGTGGTCGCCGCGGGGCCCCACGGGCTCCTCCAGCGCCTGCTGGCGCCCCTGGGCGTCCAGCGGCTGCCGGACCTGCACGGCTTCTGGGGCGCCTACCTGGTCATGACCCTTTTCACTTATCCTTACATCTTGTTGCCGGTGCGGGCCGCCCTGGCGCGCCTCGACCCGGCGCTGGAAGAAGCGGCGCTCAGCCTCGGCCGCGGCCGCGGCGCCACCTTCCGGAGCGTCATCCTGCCCCAGTTGCGCCCGGCCATCCTCTCCGGGGCGCGGCTGGTGGCCCTGTACACCCTGGCCGAGTTCGGCGCCGTGACCACCTTGCGCTACGAGACCTTCACGTGGGCGATCTACGTCCAGTACCAGGCCGCCTTCGACCGGGCGGCGGCGGGGGGCCTGGCCCTGGTGCTGGTGGCGGCGGCCCTGGCCATTCTGGGACTGGACGCCCTGCTGCGGGAGCGGTGGCGGTACCACCGGGACACCCCCGGCACGCCGCGGCCACCGGCGCCGGTTCCGCTGGGCCCGTGGCGCTGGCCCGCCCTGGCCTTCTGCGCCGCCGTAGTCCTGCTGGGGCTGGGCGTCCCCCTGGGCGTGCTGGCCTACTGGGTGGTGCGCGGCGTGCTGGAGGGAAGCTGGTGGGAGCTACTCGGGCCGGCCACTTTCAACTCCCTGGCCGTCGCCGCCCTGGCCGCCGCCGGAACGGTGGCCGCCGCCCTGCCCGTAGCGGCCCTGGGGGCCCGGTTCCCCGGTTTCCTGAGCGGCCTGGTGGAGCGGGCCAGCTACGTGGGCTTCGCCATTCCCGGGATCGTCATCGCCCTGGCCATGGTCTTCTTCGGGGTGCGGTTCCTGGGACCGCTCTACCAGACGGTGGCCTTGCTGGTGGCCGCTTACGTGATCGTCTTCTTGCCGACGGCCCTGGGCCCCCTGCGGGCGTCCTGGCTGCAGGTGGATCCCAAGCTGGAGGAAGTGGCCCGCACCCTGGGCCGGCGGCCGTGGCAGGTCCTGGCCCAGGTGACCCTGCCCCTGGTGCGGCCGGGCCTGCTGGCCGGGGCCGGGATGGTGTTCCTGGTGACGCTGAAGGAGCTGCCCTTGACCTTGATTCTGAGCCCGGCGGGGTTCGGCACCCTGGCCACCTCGGTCTGGAACTCCATCACCGAGGGCTTCTTCGGCCAGGCGGCGGTGAAGTCCCTGCTGCTGGTGGCGGCGTCGGCCGCCTCGGTCATGCTGATCCTGCGCCGGGAAGGGGAGTGGCAGGCGTGA